In the Pseudonocardia sediminis genome, CCGGCGTCGTCGCGATCGCCGCGATCGCCTGGTTCCGCCCGCTCGGCGGGGCCCTGTGGCCCGCGGTCCTGGCGTCGCTGGTGTTCGTCGCCTCGTTCGTGCAGGCCTACTACGGCGCACGCGACAGCCTCGGGATCCACATCCCGGGCGCGATGCTGCTGACCGTGGGCGCCGTGTGGATCCTGGCCTGGTCGTTCAGCAGCGCCCGCGACTGAGGACCGGGGCTCACCGGGCCCGGTAGGCCTCCACGACCGCGGCGGCGTCCTGCTCGCCGTGCCCGTCGGACGAGGCCTGACGCAGCTTCTCGATCATCGCGTCCAGCAGGCCGGTGCCGGTACCGGCCGTCCCGGCCGCCTCCCGGATCAGACCCGCGTCCTTGAGCACACCGTCCAGGGCGAACGACGGCGCGAAGTCCCCGTCGACCATGCCCGAGCCCTTGAGCTGCGCGTACGGCGAGTCCAGGGCCTGCCCGGAGATGGCGTCGAGGAACAGCTGCGGGTCCAGTCCCAGGTCCCCGGCCAGTGCCACCGACTGCGCGACGCCGTTGACGACCGTGGCCAGCCACGCGTTGACCACCAGCTTGAGCCGGCTCGCCGAGCCCGGGTCGTCGCCGACCCGCCGGGTCTGCGAGCCGATCGCCTCGAACACCGGCGCCGCCTGGTCCGCGGCGTCCGGCGGCCCGGACACCAGCACCACCAGCTCGCCCTTCTCGGCCGGCTGCTTCGTCCCGACGACGGGGGTGTCCAGGAACGCGACCCCGTGCTCGGCGGCCAGGCCCGCCAGCCGGTCGGTCCCGTCGACGCCGACGGTGCTGCACTGCGCCCACACCGCATCCGGGCCCATCTCGGGCAGCACGGGACCCATGGTGTCGGCGACGGCGTCCGCGTCGAACAGCATGGTCAGCACGACGTCCGCGCCGCGCACGGCGGCCGCGGCCGAGTCCGCGACGGTCGCACCGTCGTCGGCCAGGGCCTTCGCCTTGTCCGTGCTGCGGTTCCACACCGTCACCTCGAGCCCGGCGCGCAGCAGGCTGCGCACCATGCCCGATCCCATGATCCCCGTACCCAGCACCGCCACCGTGGGGCTCATGCCCACTCCCGATCTCTCGACGTCCGATCGACGCCGGGTTACCCGCGGGCGGACCGGTCCATGCCGTGGTGTCACCGACGTCCGGGAGACCGCCCCAGCCGCAGGGCCTGCAACGCGGCGGCGAGCTCGGCGACGTCGCGGGGCTCGGTGAACGAGCGCCCGGTCAGCTCCTGCAGCCGCCGGAGCCGGTAGCGCACCGTGTTGGCGTGGCAGAACAGCGCCGCGGCGGTCCGGTCGGCGGAGCCGCCGTGGTCGAACCAGGCCCGGGCGGTGTCGAGCAGCGTCGTCCGGTCCTCGGCCGGCAGATCGAACACCGCACCGAACACGGCGTCGACGACCCGGCGGGACTCGTCCGGGTCCAGCGCGACCAGCGCGGCCACCGGTCCGGGGTCGAACACCGCGACCTCCGCCCGCCCCGCGGGGAGGCCGGTCATCGCGATCCGGGCCAGGCGCAGCGCACGAGGTGCGTCACGCAGGGACGGCTGTACGGGGCTGACGCCGGCGCGGCCGCGGATCCCGTGCCCCAGGACGGCGACCACGTCGTCGAGCTCGTGGTGGCGCAGCGAGACGACGCCCGTCTGCAGCGGCGCACTGAGCCGCCAGGCCGAGGCGACGCCGCGCTCGGCGAGGCGCCGCTCGACGTGCGGCAGACCCTCCTCCGCCATCCCGGGCGTCTCGGCGACGACGACCGCGAAGCCGCCCTCGGCGGGCAGGCCGAGCAGCTGGGCCACCTCCCAGGGGCCGGCCTCCGGGCCGGGCTCGCCGGTGAACAGCGCCTCGGCCAGCGCCGACCGCCGCTGCTCACGGGCCACGAGCAGGTCCGCCGTCGCGGCGCGGTAGGCCTCGGTCACCGCGATCGAGTATTCGTCGCTGAGCTGCCAGATCACCCCGGCCGCCGCGACCAGGGTGTCGAGCACGGCCGGGTCCCCCTCGCGTCGGGCACCGTCGGCGAGCAGCTCCCACAGCGCGATGAACCCGGTGCGGAAGGCCCGGAGGACCTCGGGCAGTGGGACGCCCTGCTCCGCGCGCCGGCGTCCGGTCTCCCGTGGCGCGGACTCGTCCCCGGCCGTGGACGGGTCGCGGATCGCGGCGACCATGTAGCTGATGTTGTGCTGCACCGAGCGGCGCAGGTCCGCCCGGGGCACGACGTCGTCGTGCCGGTAGATCTCGATGTCGCGGACGATCGTGTCCACGTGGTCGGAGATCAGCGCCGGGACCCGGTCGGCGACGGCGTCGACCAGGCGGGCGAGGTCCGCGGCGGCCGGGGCGCTCACCCGGTCCCCGTCCCGCCGTTCCCGTTCAGGAACGTCTCGATCACCGGCGCCAGCTCGGCCGCGTCGGTCAGCAGGGCCAGATGTCCACCGGGGTGCAGGTGCAGCTGCGCCCGCGGCATCAGCCGCGCCATCAGCGTCGCATTGACGGCCGGGATCAGCGGGTCGTCGTCGCCGGAGATCACCAGCACCGGCCGGCGGATCAGCGGCAGCAGCGGCAGGCTCGTCCAGCCGCTGATCGCGAACAGCTGGTAGAGGTACCCGCGCTGCGACGTCGAGCCGGAGCCCTCGGGGTGCAGCGCGGCCACCGTGCCGTGCGGGTCCGTCCGGGCGGTGCCGCCGTAGAGGTCACCGGCCACCGACACCGCGAAGCCGGGATCGCGGTGCCGGCGCGGGGTGAGCATCGTGGCCAGTGTCCGGGGCTTCGCCGGCACCATCACCGACCCGGTCGCGGTCGCCACGAGCACCAGCTTCCGGGTCAGGCGCGGGTGCTGCAGCGCCATCTGCTGGGCCAGGCCGCCGCCCCAGGAGATCCCCAGGACGTCGGCCCGGTCGTAGCCGAGACGCCCGACGACCGAGGCGACGGTGGCCGCCAGCGTCGCGTACCGGTAGGGCACCCGCGGCGTCGGCGAGGCGCCGACGCCCGGGGCGTCGAACCGGATCACCGGGCGGTCCGGGTCCAGCTCGGCCAGCAGCGGGTCGAACAGGACGGAACCGGAACCGATGCCGCTGCACAGCAGCAGCGGCACCCGTCCCCGCCGGCCGGGACGGTGGGTCACCGAGAGGCGGCGACCGCGCACCGAGAAGATGCGGGTCACCTCGTCCCGGCCGGGCGTCCCGGCCCGGCCCGGCAGCGCGTTCCGGGCGGTCACGAGGCGTGCACGTATCGTCCCGGTGCGGGATCCAGCGGCGGGTCCTCGGCTCCCCCGGCCGCCTGCGGCGCGTCGCGCTCGTCGCCGGTGCGGGCGTGCAGCCACGCGCTGAGGTCCGGCCACCACGAGCCCTCGGTGGCCTCGGACTCCGCGAGCCACTCCTCGGCCGTCGGCGGGTGCTTGTCCGCCGTGCGGAACCGCGCCTTCTTGTTGCCCGGCGGGTTGACGATCGAGGCGATGTGTCCGCTGGTGGAGAGCACGAAACGCGACTCCCCGCCGTAGAGCCCGGTGGTGGCGTAGCAGTTCTGCCACGGGCACAGGTGGTCGGTCTCGCCGGCGGTGATGTAGGAGTCCACGTCGATCGCGCCGAGGTCGATCGGCGAGCCGAGCATGGTCGCCGCCCCCGGGTCGGCGAGGGCGTTGCGCTGGGCGACGTCGATGAAGTCGGCGTGCAGACCGGCCGTCATCCGGGTGGAGTCGGCGTTCCAGAACAGCACGTCGAACGGCTTCGGCGAGCGCCCGAGCAGGTAGCTCTCGACCCAGTAGTTCCAGATCAGGTCGTTGGGCCGCAGCCACGCGAACACCTCGGCCAGCGACCGGCCGTCGAGGTAGCCCTTGGCCTTCGACGCCGCGACGGCGGCCTCGGCGGCGGCCGGGGTGAGCAGCGCACCGGGCAGCCCGGCGTCCTCCTGGTCGAGCACGGCCACCGACAGCACCGACGCGGCCACGGTGTCGAGCTCGCCGCGGGCCGCGAGGTGCGCGATCACCATGGAGCTCAGGATCCCGCCCGAGCACAGCGCCATCATCGCGGTCCTCGGGGCGCCGGTGATCCGCCGGGTGGAGGCCATCGCGGCCAGGATCGCCTCGCCGTAGGTGTCGAAGTCCCACGCGGCGTGGCGCACGTCCGGGTTGCGCCAGGAGATCGCGAACACCTGGTGGCCCTGGCCGACCAGGTACTCCACCAGGCTGCGGCCGGGCGAGATGTCCACGACGTAGTACTTGTTGATCGTCGGCGGGACGATCAGCAGCGGCACCTCGCGGACCGTCTTCGTGGTCGGCGTGTACTGGATCAGCTCGAACACCGGGGTCCGGGCGACGACCGTGCCCGGGGTGGCGGCGACGGTCTCGCCGACCTCGAACGCGTCGGCCTCCACCATCGTCGGCACCCGGGGTGCGCTGGCCAGGTCCCGGGTCAGGTTCCGGAGCCCCTGCACGAAGTTCCCGCCGCCGGTGTCCACGACCGCGCGCAGCGCACGCGGGTTGAACAGCGGGTTGTTGCTCGGCGCGAGCGCGTCGGAGGCGTTGCCGACGGCGGCGCGCACCCGCAGCTCGTCGGTCTCCCCCAGCTCGGCGTCGGCGATCAACGCCTCCGCCGTCCGGGACAGCGCCAGGTAGGACTGCAGCGCCCGGCGCAGCAGCGGGTTGTCGTTCCAGGCCTCGTCGGAGAAGCGCCGGTCCTTCGTGTCCGGAGCGGCCTGCGACGTGCCCAGCGCGACCTCGCCGAGCTCGCCGACCAGCCCGCGGACGCGTCCGACGACCGCTCTCGGGTGCTGGGCGAGACCGGCCGCGAACCTCAGCGTGGACGCGCTCGGCAGGAACCGCTGCAGCGGGCCGCGGACGGCGTCGGTCAGCAGCAGGTCCAGCGGCGCCCCGACCGCGGCGGCGTGGTCGTGGTCGTCGTGGTGGGTGGTGCTCATGTCCCCTCCGCGGGAGAGAGTGCGTCGAGGAGGTTCATTCGACGACCACGTCGTCCGGGACGACGACGTCGCGGTGCTGGACCTTGCCGGTCGGGCCCTTGGGCAGGGCGTCGACCTGCCAGATGTGACGCGGGTACTTGTAGGCCGCGACCCGCTCCTTGACGAAGGCGCGGATCTTCTCGGCGTCGAAGGACTCGCCCGGCTTCACCGCGACGGCGGCGCCGACCTCCTGGCCCAGCTGGGAGTGCTCCAGCCCGACCACCGCGACCTCGGCGACGGCGGGGTACTCGTAGAACACCTCCTCGATCTCGCGCGGGTAGACGTTGTAGCCACCGCGGATGATCATCTGCTTCTTGCGGTCGACGATGAAGATGTAGCCGTCCTCGTCGATCTTGGCCAGGTCACCGCTGCGGAACCAGCCGTCCGGGATCGACTCCTCGGTGGCCTCGGGCCGCCCGTGGTATCCGGACATGACGCCCTCGCCGCGGATCGCGATCTCGCCGATCTCCCCGACCGCGACGTCCTCGCCCTCGTCGGAGAGCAGGCGGATCTCCATGCCGCGCACGGGCGTGCCGATCGAGCCGGGCTTGCGCTCCTGGCCGGGCTGGTTGAACGAGGCCACCGGGGAGGTCTCGGACAGGCCGTAGCCCTCCAGCACCTGGCAGCCGTAGCGCTCCTCGAACCCGCGCATGACCTCGACCGGCATCGCCGCGCCGCCGGAGAGGCAGGTCCGCAGACTGGAGGTGTCGTACTCGCCGTCGACGCCGAGCATCCCGACATACATCGTCGGCACGCCCTCGAACACGGTCACCTTGTGCTTCGCGATCGTCTCGAGCGCCTTCTTGGCGTCGAACCGCGGCAGCAGCGCCAGCGAGGCACCGGCCCGCACGGACGCGTTCAGCCCGCAGGTCAGCCCGAACACGTGGAACAGCGGCAGACATCCCATGACGACGTCGTCCGGGGTGGCCTCGATCAGCGTCTCGGCCGACGTCGCGGCGTTGGTGACCAGGTTGTCGTGGCTGAGCATCGCGCCCTTGGGCTGCCCTGTGGTGCCCGAGGTGTAGAGGATGACGGCCAGGTCGGAGCCGTCGCGCTCGACCTCGGACTCCAGCGGGTCGTTGGCGGTGCCCTCGTCGACCGGCACGCCGTCGGCACCGACGACCAGCGCCGGGATCCCGGCCTTCTCCGCGGCCTCGCGGGACGCGTCGGCCACCGCGTCCACCGCGACGACGGCGACGGCACCGGAGTCGGCGAGGTAGTAGTCGATCTCGCGGGCGGTGAGCAACGGGTTCATCGGCACGACGACGCAGCCGGCCAGCAGCGCGCCGTAGAACACCACCGGGAACGCCGGCAGGTTGGGCGAGACGAGACCCACCCGGTCGCCGGGCTGGGCGCCGAGGCCGCGGATGACCCCGGCGGCGGTGCGGGCCCGCTCCAGGAACGAGGCGTAGTCGACGGTCTCGTCGTCGACCCGCAGGGCGATCCGGTCGCCGTGGTCGGCGGCGGTGCCGACCAGGATGCTGGCAAGGTTCATGCGCTGCTCTGTCTCCGTCAATTGTGGACGTCGGGGTCACATGTGAACGTCGGTTCCGC is a window encoding:
- a CDS encoding long-chain-fatty-acid--CoA ligase; amino-acid sequence: MNLASILVGTAADHGDRIALRVDDETVDYASFLERARTAAGVIRGLGAQPGDRVGLVSPNLPAFPVVFYGALLAGCVVVPMNPLLTAREIDYYLADSGAVAVVAVDAVADASREAAEKAGIPALVVGADGVPVDEGTANDPLESEVERDGSDLAVILYTSGTTGQPKGAMLSHDNLVTNAATSAETLIEATPDDVVMGCLPLFHVFGLTCGLNASVRAGASLALLPRFDAKKALETIAKHKVTVFEGVPTMYVGMLGVDGEYDTSSLRTCLSGGAAMPVEVMRGFEERYGCQVLEGYGLSETSPVASFNQPGQERKPGSIGTPVRGMEIRLLSDEGEDVAVGEIGEIAIRGEGVMSGYHGRPEATEESIPDGWFRSGDLAKIDEDGYIFIVDRKKQMIIRGGYNVYPREIEEVFYEYPAVAEVAVVGLEHSQLGQEVGAAVAVKPGESFDAEKIRAFVKERVAAYKYPRHIWQVDALPKGPTGKVQHRDVVVPDDVVVE
- a CDS encoding alpha/beta fold hydrolase, which translates into the protein MTARNALPGRAGTPGRDEVTRIFSVRGRRLSVTHRPGRRGRVPLLLCSGIGSGSVLFDPLLAELDPDRPVIRFDAPGVGASPTPRVPYRYATLAATVASVVGRLGYDRADVLGISWGGGLAQQMALQHPRLTRKLVLVATATGSVMVPAKPRTLATMLTPRRHRDPGFAVSVAGDLYGGTARTDPHGTVAALHPEGSGSTSQRGYLYQLFAISGWTSLPLLPLIRRPVLVISGDDDPLIPAVNATLMARLMPRAQLHLHPGGHLALLTDAAELAPVIETFLNGNGGTGTG
- a CDS encoding PHA/PHB synthase family protein, whose product is MSTTHHDDHDHAAAVGAPLDLLLTDAVRGPLQRFLPSASTLRFAAGLAQHPRAVVGRVRGLVGELGEVALGTSQAAPDTKDRRFSDEAWNDNPLLRRALQSYLALSRTAEALIADAELGETDELRVRAAVGNASDALAPSNNPLFNPRALRAVVDTGGGNFVQGLRNLTRDLASAPRVPTMVEADAFEVGETVAATPGTVVARTPVFELIQYTPTTKTVREVPLLIVPPTINKYYVVDISPGRSLVEYLVGQGHQVFAISWRNPDVRHAAWDFDTYGEAILAAMASTRRITGAPRTAMMALCSGGILSSMVIAHLAARGELDTVAASVLSVAVLDQEDAGLPGALLTPAAAEAAVAASKAKGYLDGRSLAEVFAWLRPNDLIWNYWVESYLLGRSPKPFDVLFWNADSTRMTAGLHADFIDVAQRNALADPGAATMLGSPIDLGAIDVDSYITAGETDHLCPWQNCYATTGLYGGESRFVLSTSGHIASIVNPPGNKKARFRTADKHPPTAEEWLAESEATEGSWWPDLSAWLHARTGDERDAPQAAGGAEDPPLDPAPGRYVHAS
- a CDS encoding NAD(P)-dependent oxidoreductase; amino-acid sequence: MSPTVAVLGTGIMGSGMVRSLLRAGLEVTVWNRSTDKAKALADDGATVADSAAAAVRGADVVLTMLFDADAVADTMGPVLPEMGPDAVWAQCSTVGVDGTDRLAGLAAEHGVAFLDTPVVGTKQPAEKGELVVLVSGPPDAADQAAPVFEAIGSQTRRVGDDPGSASRLKLVVNAWLATVVNGVAQSVALAGDLGLDPQLFLDAISGQALDSPYAQLKGSGMVDGDFAPSFALDGVLKDAGLIREAAGTAGTGTGLLDAMIEKLRQASSDGHGEQDAAAVVEAYRAR
- a CDS encoding PucR family transcriptional regulator translates to MSAPAAADLARLVDAVADRVPALISDHVDTIVRDIEIYRHDDVVPRADLRRSVQHNISYMVAAIRDPSTAGDESAPRETGRRRAEQGVPLPEVLRAFRTGFIALWELLADGARREGDPAVLDTLVAAAGVIWQLSDEYSIAVTEAYRAATADLLVAREQRRSALAEALFTGEPGPEAGPWEVAQLLGLPAEGGFAVVVAETPGMAEEGLPHVERRLAERGVASAWRLSAPLQTGVVSLRHHELDDVVAVLGHGIRGRAGVSPVQPSLRDAPRALRLARIAMTGLPAGRAEVAVFDPGPVAALVALDPDESRRVVDAVFGAVFDLPAEDRTTLLDTARAWFDHGGSADRTAAALFCHANTVRYRLRRLQELTGRSFTEPRDVAELAAALQALRLGRSPGRR